The Thermosynechococcus sp. HN-54 DNA segment GGTAATAGTCGCAATTTCCTGCAAGCGTTTCTTCACTTCTGCGGCACTGGTATAGCGTTCCCGCGGGTCTGGGTGGGTGAGGCAGTTAATCAAATCCACCATGAGCGGGTCTAAATGGGGAATGTCCTCTGCATAGAGACGATACTCCCGGCTACCCCAGCGGAAATAGGTCTCTGGCTCATAGCCCGTGAGCAAATAGACCATTGTTGCCCCCAAGGCAAACAAATCTGAAGCGGGTTCGGGTTTTCCTTCCTGCTGTTCCGGGGCAGAATAGCCGACTGTACCAATAAATGTCCCGGAGTCGGAGGTCAAAACTGAGGCTTTGCCCCACCCCACAAGCACTAGGTTGGTGGTTTCTCGCTGAACATGGGGATGAATGAGATTGGACGGACGAATGTGCAAATGCAACACGGGGGGGGTTTGCTGGTGGAGCAGTTCTAGCAACTCACACACCGGCATGAGCCAACGACTCACCTCGATCACATTCATTGGCCCCTGCTCCTGAACCCGTTGTTTTAGGGATTGGCCATAGACCATTTCTGAAACCAAGTAGGAATCTGAGCCGCACTGAAAGGCTTCCCAAAACTTGGGCAACACAGGGTGTTGGATTTGACACAGTTGCCGCGCTTGGCGTTGAAAGGCGCGAATTTCTTGGGGTGAAGCCGCAAGACTATGTCCCTTGATCACTGCCGTCAGACCACTGCGCCAGCCCAAATAAATGTTGCTTTGGCCAAGGGCACGAATAATCTGGTAATTACCGAGGGTTTTCCAGACGCGCAGGGGCACACCGCACTCAATGCAAAAAAGATCAGTCTCTTGGGCACGGCGATGCTGGCAATCGGGTGGTGCCCGCCACTCGCTCAGTAAATGCACAGGCAGTTGACCCTCAACGGCAAATTCAGCCTCCTCTTCCTCCTCTTGGGTGGTGACACTGGTACTACTAGAGGTGGAGCTACTAGCTTCGGCATTGGAAACGGGTTCGGCAGCGGTACTGAGGGCGGCTTCTTCCCCTGCGTAGGTGCCCTTCTCGGCATCCACTAATCGGCCTTCGGGGACTGTTTCCATACGGGCACTGGGCGTGGCGGGGCGCTGATCAGAACCGAGACGGACTTGGATATTGGGGCCAGAGCGCGCCAAGCGGAGAATGCCGCCATCCATTAAGGTTGCCTGCTGAATGCGTTTACCATCCAAATAGGTGCCGTTGGTGCCAAGATTGACCACTTCCCATTGCAAGCCATTACGGCGGAGTTCCACATGGTGACGGGACACCACCGCGCTATAGAGCACGACGTGATTATCGACTGCTCGGCCAATACGGATGACATTTTCATTTTCAAAGGTCCAGCTTTGGACTGGGGTGGCTTGAACGGGATGGAGTAATGTCAATGTAATCACGTTGTCTAACCGCCTCTTCGTACCTGAATAGACTCGAAAGAACTAGGAGATGCGTTCATAGATGAAGGTGACTAAGTCTCCTTTACCCAAGGCAATGCGATCGCCCGACTGAAGACGGTGACGATTGCCCGGATACAGAGGAATATTGTTAATATATGTACCATTGGCGCTTCCCACATCTTCAATATAATGGGCATCCCCCTCAACCCGCAGATCCGCATGAATACGGGAGACAATTTCTGAGTTGGGGAAGCCAGCGACATCAATATCAGGGGGGATGCGATCGTTGGGCTTGCCAATATGAATCACCGCACGGCCGGTGGGAATTTTCAGTTCAGTACGGGTTTGCACG contains these protein-coding regions:
- a CDS encoding protein kinase domain-containing protein, coding for MITLTLLHPVQATPVQSWTFENENVIRIGRAVDNHVVLYSAVVSRHHVELRRNGLQWEVVNLGTNGTYLDGKRIQQATLMDGGILRLARSGPNIQVRLGSDQRPATPSARMETVPEGRLVDAEKGTYAGEEAALSTAAEPVSNAEASSSTSSSTSVTTQEEEEEAEFAVEGQLPVHLLSEWRAPPDCQHRRAQETDLFCIECGVPLRVWKTLGNYQIIRALGQSNIYLGWRSGLTAVIKGHSLAASPQEIRAFQRQARQLCQIQHPVLPKFWEAFQCGSDSYLVSEMVYGQSLKQRVQEQGPMNVIEVSRWLMPVCELLELLHQQTPPVLHLHIRPSNLIHPHVQRETTNLVLVGWGKASVLTSDSGTFIGTVGYSAPEQQEGKPEPASDLFALGATMVYLLTGYEPETYFRWGSREYRLYAEDIPHLDPLMVDLINCLTHPDPRERYTSAAEVKKRLQEIATITPAVSSSAS